Proteins from a genomic interval of Chionomys nivalis chromosome 7, mChiNiv1.1, whole genome shotgun sequence:
- the Ppl gene encoding periplakin isoform X3, with product MHSLFRKKNKGKYSPTVQTRSISNKELSDLIEQLQKNADQVERNIVDTEAKMQSDLARLQEGQPPEHRDVALQKVSDSEKLLYVLEADAAIAKHMKHPQGDMIAEDIRQLKERVTNLRGKHKQMYSLAVKEADPKVNWAALVDEKLEQNSELQAKYQKLLAASQARQQHLSSLQDYMQRCTNELYWLDQQAKGRLQYDWSDRNLDYPSRRRQYENFINRNLEAKEERINKLHTEGDQLLAAEHPGRNSIEAHMEAVHAEWKQYLNLLICEESHLKYMEDYHQFHKDIKDAQELLHKVDSDLNQKYNPDFKDRYQIELLLRELDDQEKALDKYEDVVRGLQRRGQQVVPLKYRRETPLKPIPVEALCDFEGDQGLISRGYSYTLQKNNGENWELTDSTGKKLSAPAVCFIIPPTDPEALALVDSLGSQYRSVRQKAAGSKHTLQQRHEVLRTENPGDASDLQGRQLLAGLDKVASDLDRQEKAITAILRPPLEQGRAIEDSSERAKDLKDITGELLQIEPEKTQCTAECEAFVQALPGSGTTPLLKTRMEDTNQKYERLVQLLDAAQKKVDVANHLEKSLQRGRELLASHENWLIQDDTMPESGHMLDNKRQELEAMASELQAEKSLLGEVEQNLQVAKQCSNSLATRFQEHCPDLERQEAEVHKLNQRFNNLSQQVERRAQSLQRARAAYNEYRRGYDQVLQFLANTPSYQPQETDSLSQVETKLKNQKNLLDEIASREQEVQKVYMDSQQYQQAVKDYELEAEKLRSLLDLENGRNSHLNKRARLQSPAARVKEEEAALAAKFTEVNAINRQRLQNLEFALNLLRQQPEAGVTHETLQGGKLGSSTEETWKIKKELEEEMERRQQLENEVKSAQKEIQSLKDQGPQESLVRKEVLKKVPDPTLEESFQQLQQTLADEQHKNQLLQEELGALQLRLKSLEQETRDGGQEYVVKEVLRIEPDRAQEDEVLQLREELEALRRQKGAREAEVLLLQQRVAALTAEKSRVQEKVTEKEVVKLQNDPQLEAEYRRLQEQHEQEGTLREKQEEELSFLQAKLRRLEKERAMAEGKITVKEVLKVEKDAATEREVNDLTRQYEDEAAKARTGQREKTELLRKIWALEEENAKVVVQEKVREIVRPDPKAESEVANLRLELVEQERKFRGAEEQLKSYQSELEALRKRGPQVEVKEVTKEVIKYTTDPETEQELQRLREEIMDKTRLIERCDLEIYQLKQEIQALKDTKPQVQTREVVQEILQFQEDPQTKKEVESLRIKLLEEQKKQVDLEGERASQEGKIRHKEEELAQGKERVVRQEVVQYEDEPDLRAEVTAFTDSIDAELRQIDKLRMELRRLQHCRAELERQLEELERERQARRAAELEVQRLQQRLAALEQEEAKAGEKVTHTQKVVLQQDPQQTREHALLRAQLEEERHRRQLLEGELEPLRRKLATLEKTEIKEKVVFSESVQVEKGDTEQEIQRLKKSLEEETRSKRELDVEMTRLEAKLSELEFYNSKSSKELDFLREENHKLQLERQSLQLETRRLQSEIEMATTETRDLRNITTVDSGTHLNSRLWSLEKELDDLKKMSKDKDMEIDELQRRLGSVAVKREQRENHLRRSIVVIDPDTGRELSPEEAHRAGLIDWKMFVKLRSQECDWEEISVKGPNGESSVIHDRKSGKKFSIEDALQSGRLTPAQYDRYINKDMSIQELAVLVSGQK from the exons CATCTCCAACAAGGAACTCTCAGATCTGATTGAGCAGCTGCAGAAGAATGCGGACCAGGTGGAGAGGAACATTGTGGACACCGAGGCCAAGATGCAGAGT gaCTTGGCCCGGCTACAAGAGGGACAGCCTCCTGAGCACCGGGACGTGGCCCTCCAGAAGGTGTCTGACTCAGAGAAGCTGCTGTACGTGCTGGAGGCGGATGCGGCCATTGCCAAGCACATGAAGCATCCACAGGGGGACATGATCGCTGAGGA catccgCCAGCTGAAAGAGCGTGTGACCAACCTACGGGGAAAACACAAGCAGATGTACAGCCTGGCAGTGAAGGAGGCCGACCCAAAGGTCAACTGGGCTGCACTGGTGGACGAGAAGCTG GAACAGAACAGTGAACTCCAGGCGAAGTATCAGAAGTTGCTG GCAGCCTCGCAGGCACGGCAGCAGCACCTGAGCTCCTTGCAGGACTACATGCAACGCTGCACCAACGAGCTGTACTGGCTGGACCAGCAGGCCAAGGGCCGCTTGCAGTATGACTGGAGCGACCGCAACCTTGACTACCCCAGCCGCCGGCGCCAGTACGAG AATTTCATCAACCGGAACCTAGAGGCCAAGGAAGAAAGGATCAACAAACTGCACACTGAGGGTGACCAACTGCTGGCAGCGGAGCACCCAGGGAGGAACTCCATTGAG gcacacatggaggccGTGCATGCAGAGTGGAAGCAGTACCTGAACCTGCTCATCTGTGAGGAGAGCCACCTGAAGTACATGGAGGACTACCACCAG TTTCACAAGGACATCAAGGATGCTCAGGAGCTGCTACACAAGGTGGACTCGGACTTGAACCAGAAATACAACCCCGACTTCAAGGACCGGTACCAGATAGAGCTGCTGCTGCGGGAACTGGAT GACCAGGAGAAGGCTCTGGACAAGTATGAGGACGTGGTGCGGGGGCTGCAGAGGCGAGGGCAGCAGGTGGTGCCGCTCAAGTACCGCCGCGAAACTCCGCTCAAGCCCATTCCTGTGGAGGCCCTCTGTGACTTCGAGGGTGACCAG GGCCTGATCTCTCGGGGCTATAGCTACACTCTGCAGAAGAACAATGGGGAGAACTGGGAGCTGACAGACAGCACCGGGAAGAAGCTGAGTGCCCCAGCTGTCTGCTTCATCATTCCCCCCACCGACCCTGAGGCCTTGGCTCTTGTTGACAG TCTGGGCAGCCAGTACCGGAGTGTGCGGCAGAAGGCAGCTGGGAGCAAGCACACACTCCAGCAGCGGCATGAGGTGCTAAGGACAGAGAACCCTGGAG ATGCCTCTGATCTGCAGGGGCGACAGTTGCTGGCTGGCTTGGACAAAGTGGCCAGTGACCTGGACCGACAGGAGAAGGCCATCACAGCAATCCTACGGCCACCGCTTGAGCAGGGACGGGCAATAGAGGATAGTTCTGAGCGGGCCAAGGACCTCAAG GACATCACCGGTGAGCTGCTACAGATTGAGCCAGAGAAGACACAGTGCACAGCTGAGTGTGAGGCCTTCGTGCAGGCCCTCCCGGGCAGCGGCACTACCCCCTTGCTGAAGACCCGGATGGAAGACACCAACCAGAAATATGAACGACTGGTACAGCTGCTAGATGCAGCCCAGAAGAA GGTGGATGTGGCCAACCACTTGGAGAAGAGTCTTCAGCGGGGCAGGGAACTGTTGGCCTCACATGAGAACTGGCTGATCCAGGATGACACAATGCCTGAAAGTGGCCACATGTTGGACAAcaagaggcaggagctggag GCCATGGCTTCTGAGCTGCAGGCTGAGAAGTCCCTCCTGGGTGAGGTGGAACAGAACCTGCAGGTGGCCAAGCAGTGCTCCAACTCACTGGCCACTCGCTTCCAAGAGCACTGCCCTGACCTGGAGCGCCAGGAGGCCGAGGTCCACAAGCTGAACCAGCGTTTCAACAACCTCAGCCAGCAGGTGGAACGCAG GGCCCAGAGCCTGCAGAGAGCCAGGGCTGCCTACAATGAGTACCGCCGTGGTTATGACCAAGTGCTCCAGTTCTTGGCCAACACCCCCAGCTACcagcctcaggagacagacagccTCAGCCAGGTGGAGACCAAGCTGAAGAACCAGAAG AACTTGCTTGATGAGATAGCAAGCAGGGAACAAGAGGTGCAGAAGGTCTATATGGATTCCCAGCAGTACCAGCAAGCTGTGAAG GACTACGAGCTTGAAGCAGAGAAGCTGAGGTCCCTGCTGGACTTGGAGAATGGACGGAACAGCCATTTGAACAAGAGAGCCAGGCTGCAGTCTCCTGCTGCCAGGGTGAAGGAAGAG GAAGCTGCTCTTGCAGCCAAGTTCACCGAGGTCAATGCCATCAACAGACAGAGGCTGCAGAACTTGGAGTTTGCACTGAATCTCCTGAGACAG CAGCCAGAAGCAGGAGTGACCCATGAGACCCTGCAAGGGGGGAAGCTGGGCTCCAGCACAGAGGAAACATGGAAGATTAAGAAGGaattggaggaggagatggagcgAAGGCAGCAGCTGGAAAATGAGGTCAAGAGTGCCCAGAAGGAAATCCAGAGTCTGAAGGATCAGGGGCCTCAGGAGTCATTGGTGAGGAAGGAGGTGCTCAAGAAGGTGCCAGACCCCACCCTGGAAGAGAGCTTCCAGCAGCTGCAGCAGACCCTGGCTGATGAACAACACAAGAACCAGCTGTtgcaggaggagctgggagcactACAGCTCCGGCTGAAGTCCCTAGAGCAGGAGACCAGGGACGGGGGACAAGAATATGTGGTCAAGGAGGTCTTGCGCATTGAGCCAGACAGAGCCCAGGAGGATGAGGTACTGCAGCTTCGGGAGGAGCTGGAGGCACTGCGACGGCAGAAAGGTGCCCGTGAGGCGGAGGTGCTCCTTCTACAGCAGCGCGTGGCAGCCCTGACTGCTGAGAAGAGCAGGGTGCAGGAGAAGGTCACTGAGAAGGAGGTGGTAAAGCTGCAGAATGACCCTCAGCTGGAAGCAGAATACCGGAGGCTGCAGGAGCAGCACGAGCAGGAGGGTACACtcagggagaagcaggaagaggagctGAGTTTCCTGCAGGCTAAGCTTAGGAGACTGGAGAAAGAACGGGCCATGGCAGAAGGCAAGATCACCGTCAAGGAGGTGCTCAAGGTAGAGAAAGATGCAGCCACAGAGAGGGAGGTCAATGACCTCACCCGCCAATATGAGGATGAGGCTGCCAAGGCACGCACTGGCCAGCGGGAGAAGACAGAGCTTCTTAGAAAGATATGGGCACTGGAAGAGGAGAATGCCAAAGTGGTGGTACAGGAGAAGGTCCGGGAGATCGTGCGGCCAGACCCCAAGGCAGAAAGTGAAGTGGCCAACCTCCGCCTGGAGCTGGTAGAGCAGGAGCGCAAATTCAGGGGTGCTGAGGAGCAGCTGAAGAGCTACCAGAGTGAGCTGGAGGCCTTACGGAAGCGTGGACCACAGGTGGAAGTCAAAGAAGTGACCAAAGAGGTCATTAAATACACGACTGACCCAGAAACCGAGCAGGAGCTCCAGCGGCTAAGGGAGGAGATCATGGACAAGACCAGGCTAATAGAAAGGTGTGACCTGGAGATCTACCAGTTGAAGCAGGAGATCCAGGCCCTGAAGGACACCAAGCCACAGGTGCAGACTAGAGAGGTAGTCCAAGAGATCCTGCAGTTCCAAGAAGACCCCCAAACCAAGAAGGAGGTAGAATCTCTGCGCATAAAGCTGTTGGAAGAACAGAAGAAACAGGTAGACCTAGAAGGGGAACGGGCATCCCAGGAAGGGAAGATCCGACACAAAGAGGAAGAGCTGGCACAGGGCAAGGAAAGGGTTGTACGCCAGGAGGTGGTACAATATGAAGATGAGCCAGACTTAAGAGCTGAGGTGACTGCCTTCACAGACAGCATTGATGCCGAGCTGCGGCAGATTGACAAGCTGCGTATGGAGCTGCGGCGGCTACAGCACTGCCGAGCAGAGCTGGAGCGGCAGTTGGAGGAACTGGAGCGTGAGCGGCAGGCACGCAGGGCAGCTGAGTTGGAGGTGCAGAGGCTTCAGCAGCGGCTGGCTGCACTGGAGCaggaggaggccaaggcaggtgagAAGGTAACCCACACACAGAAGGTGGTGCTGCAGCAGGACCCACAGCAAACCAGGGAGCATGCCCTGCTCCGAGCCCAGCTGGAGGAAGAGCGGCACCGGAGGCAGTTACTGGAGGGCGAGCTTGAACCCCTTCGTAGAAAGCTGGCTACCCTGGAGAAGACAGAGATCAAGGAAAAGGTGGTCTTCTCTGAGAGTGTTCAGGTGGAAAAGGGTGACACTGAGCAAGAGATCCAGCGGCTCAAGAAGAGCCTGGAAGAGGAGACCCGGAGCAAGAGGGAGCTAGATGTAGAGATGACCAGGCTGGAAGCCAAGTTATCTGAGTTAGAATTCTATAATTCTAAATCATCCAAGGAACTGGATTTCCTCAGAGAAGAAAATCACAAGCTGCAGCTAGAGCGGCAAAGCCTACAGCTGGAGACCCGGAGACTCCAATCAGAGATTGAGATGGCAACAACAGAAACTCGAGATCTAAGGAACATCACCACAGTGGATTCTGGAACCCACCTCAACTCTAGGCTGTGGTCCCTAGAGAAGGAACTGGATGACCTCAAGAAAATGTCCAAGGACAAGGATATGGAGATTGATGAACTGCAGAGGCGCCTGGGCTCTGTGGCAGTcaagagagagcagagggagaaCCACCTGAGGCGCTCCATAGTGGTCATTGACCCTGACACAGGCCGCGAGCTGTCCCCAGAGGAGGCCCACAGGGCGGGGCTCATCGACTGGAAAATGTTTGTGAAGCTCAGAAGCCAGGAGTGCGACTGGGAGGAGATATCAGTGAAAGGCCCTAATGGGGAGTCATCAGTGATCCATGACAGGAAGTCTGGCAAGAAGTTCTCTATTGAGGATGCTTTGCAAAGTGGCAGGTTAACCCCTGCTCAGTACGACCGCTACATCAACAAGGATATGTCCATTCAGGAGCTGGCAGTCTTGGTTTCTGGGCAGAAATAG